A region of Kribbella sp. NBC_01245 DNA encodes the following proteins:
- a CDS encoding SigE family RNA polymerase sigma factor: MLGSGKRDREFSEYVQIRRSRLVGTAYLLCGDRHAAEDLVQTALAKLYVAWPRIRRSGNEDAYVRRILVNASIDAHRRPWRREERPAAELPDTPAESPFGSEDRDELVQALATLGPRQRRILVLRYWLGLTIEEVAADLQISSGTVKSQSSKALDNLRRQLTDTRIEELAEESA, translated from the coding sequence ATGCTGGGAAGTGGCAAGAGGGACCGGGAGTTCTCCGAGTACGTGCAGATACGCAGGTCACGTCTGGTGGGGACGGCCTACCTACTGTGCGGAGACCGGCACGCCGCGGAGGACCTGGTGCAGACCGCTCTTGCCAAGCTCTACGTGGCTTGGCCGCGAATCCGGCGTAGTGGCAATGAGGACGCCTACGTACGCCGCATTCTGGTGAACGCGAGCATCGACGCCCACCGCCGGCCGTGGCGGCGGGAGGAGCGACCCGCCGCGGAACTACCGGACACTCCGGCGGAATCCCCCTTCGGCAGCGAAGACCGGGACGAGCTTGTTCAGGCACTGGCCACCCTCGGTCCCCGGCAGCGCAGGATTCTCGTTCTGCGGTACTGGCTTGGGCTGACCATCGAGGAGGTCGCTGCTGACCTGCAGATCAGCAGCGGCACGGTGAAGAGCCAATCCTCCAAGGCACTCGACAACCTCCGGCGTCAGTTGACCGACACCCGAATCGAAGAACTGGCGGAGGAATCAGCATGA